In Gossypium arboreum isolate Shixiya-1 chromosome 5, ASM2569848v2, whole genome shotgun sequence, a single genomic region encodes these proteins:
- the LOC108473470 gene encoding phospho-2-dehydro-3-deoxyheptonate aldolase 1, chloroplastic-like, which yields MALTNSSILPTNSILQSQPSTPFSKAKPLSVLRISAVHSSDSPKNPVVSEKSVKQPATAPLAATKSATAPTTAPPKNAVPGKWTVDSWKSKKALQLPEYPDQAELESVLKTLDAFPPIVFAGEARSLEEKLGEAAMGNAFLLQGGDCAESFKEFNANNIRDTFRILLQMGAVLMFGGQMPVIKVGRMAGQFAKPRSDPFEEKNGVKLPSYRGDNVNGDSFDEKSRIPDPQRMIRAYCQSAATLNLLRAFATGGYAAMQRVTQWNLDFTEHSEQGDRYRELASRVDEALGFMAAAGLTVDHPIMTTTEFWTSHECLLLPYEQSLTRLDSTSGRYYDCSAHFLWVGERTRQLDGAHVEFLRGVANPLGIKVSDKMDPNELVKLIEILNPQNKAGRITVITRMGAENMRVKLPHLIRAVRRAGQIVTWVSDPMHGNTIKAPCGLKTRPFDSIRAEVRAFFDVHEQEGSHPGGVHLEMTGQNVTECIGGSRTVTFDDLGSRYHTHCDPRLNASQSLELAFIIAERLRKRRINSQQPQPLITGL from the exons ATGGCTCTCACCAACTCCTCCATTCTTCCCACCAACTCCATCCTTCAATCTCAGCCATCAACGCCGTTCTCTAAGGCTAAGCCATTGTCTGTCCTTCGGATCTCCGCCGTCCATTCTTCTGACTCGCCTAAGAACCCCGTCGTCTCCGAAAAATCCGTCAAGCAGCCCGCTACTGCTCCACTCGCCGCTACCAAATCTGCTACCGCGCCCACCACTGCTCCACCGAAGAATGCGGTTCCTGGGAAATGGACCGTGGATAGCTGGAAGTCGAAGAAGGCTTTGCAGTTGCCGGAGTATCCGGATCAGGCGGAGCTCGAGTCGGTTCTCAAGACTCTTGATGCTTTCCCTCCGATTGTCTTCGCTGGAGAGGCTCGGAGTCTTGAGGAGAAGCTCGGGGAAGCCGCCATGGGAAACGCTTTTCTGTTACAAGGCGGAGATTGTGCCGAGAGTTTCAAAGAGTTCAACGCTAATAACATCCGTGACACTTTCCGGATCCTTCTTCAGATGGGTGCCGTTTTGATGTTTGGTGGTCAAATGCCTGTTATCAAG GTGGGAAGAATGGCTGGGCAATTTGCGAAGCCGAGATCGGACCCATTCGAGGAAAAGAATGGAGTGAAGCTGCCAAGTTATAGAGGAGATAATGTCAACGGGGATTCCTTCGATGAAAAGTCTAGGATCCCTGATCCCCAAAGAATGATTAGAGCTTACTGTCAATCAGCAGCTACTTTGAATCTTTTGAGAGCCTTTGCTACTGGAGGTTATGCTGCTATGCAAAGGGTTACTCAGTGGAATTTGGATTTCACCGAACACAGTGAGCAGGGGgatag GTACCGTGAACTAGCTAGTCGTGTGGATGAGGCCCTTGGATTCATGGCTGCAGCTGGACTTACAGTTGACCATCCTATCATGACAACAACTGAATTCTGGACTTCCCATGAGTGCTTGCTCTTACCTTACGAACAGTCACTTACCCGGCTTGATTCTACTTCTGGCCGTTACTATGATTGTTCTGCTCATTTCCTGTGGGTCGGGGAACGAACAAGACAGTTGGATGGTGCTCATGTTGAGTTTTTGAGAGGAGTTGCTAATCCCCTTGGAATTAAG GTGAGCGATAAGATGGATCCGAATGAACTAGTAAAGCTGATTGAAATTTTGAACCCTCAGAACAAAGCTGGAAGGATTACAGTTATCACAAGAATGGGTGCTGAGAACATGAGAGTGAAGCTTCCCCATCTAATTAGGGCAGTGCGTCGTGCTGGGCAAATTGTCACTTGGGTCAGTGACCCTATGCATGGAAACACCATCAAGGCTCCTTGTGGTCTCAAAACTCGCCCCTTCGATTCCATAAGG GCTGAAGTGAGAGCTTTCTTTGACGTGCACGAGCAAGAGGGAAGTCATCCTGGAGGAGTTCATCTAGAGATGACTGGACAGAATGTGACGGAATGCATCGGGGGATCCCGGACTGTTACATTCGATGACTTGGGTTCACGCTACCATACCCACTGTGACCCTCGTTTGAATGCCTCGCAATCTCTTGAGCTCGCCTTCATTATCGCCGAGCGCCTCAGAAAGAGGAGGATCAACTCACAGCAACCGCAACCACTAATCACAGGGCTGTAA